The following proteins are co-located in the Myxocyprinus asiaticus isolate MX2 ecotype Aquarium Trade chromosome 18, UBuf_Myxa_2, whole genome shotgun sequence genome:
- the LOC127456484 gene encoding ribonuclease P protein subunit p25-like protein: MELSAHQDACLSVQGQARNAQCITTSQPLQLTSCGLKQGQMGGFKKVCRIEEDVLCPFLGLPPGVLEMRVKEGSKIRNLMGFAMARMQDETGTGGQTGLRQVVFSGSGRAVTKTITCAEIMKRKIGGLHQMTKLQYKGLREVWESQEGGDSEMTVHRTLPCISILLSKDPLDPLEPGYQPPDNTFWTERTRGEASQTVEKRPLDSTDSLMEPPAKKASL, encoded by the coding sequence ATGGAGCTTAGCGCCCATCAGGACGCTTGCCTGTCCGTTCAGGGTCAGGCTAGAAATGCCCAGTGCATCACCACCTCACAACCTCTGCAACTGACAAGCTGTGGTCTCAAGCAGGGTCAAATGGGCGGCTTTAAGAAAGTGTGTCGGATCGAAGAGGACGTCTTGTGTCCGTTTCTTGGGTTGCCGCCGGGCGTGCTGGAAATGAGGGTGAAGGAGGGCAGTAAAATTAGGAACCTCATGGGTTTCGCAATGGCACGGATGCAGGATGAGACTGGGACCGGTGGTCAGACTGGACTGAGACAGGTCGTGTTTAGCGGGTCAGGCCGGGCCGTCACTAAAACCATCACATGTGCTGAGATCATGAAGAGAAAGATTGGTGGTCTTCACCAGATGACTAAGCTCCAGTACAAGGGCTTACGAGAGGTCTGGGAGAGTCAGGAAGGAGGTGACTCGGAGATGACCGTCCACCGAACACTTCCCTGCATCAGCATCCTGCTTTCTAAAGACCCTCTGGACCCCTTGGAACCTGGTTACCAGCCCCCTGACAACACCTTCTGGACCGAGAGAACAAGAGGAGAAGCTTCACAGACAGTGGAGAAAAGACCTCTGGACTCCACTGACTCTCTGATGGAGCCACCAGCAAAAAAAGCCAGTCTTTGA